CATTATCGATAGGAAAAACAGCTTTAGCTTCTTGTCCTTTAGAGGCTTCAACAATAGCCATTATTTCACCGTCGGCAGCCCATTTTTTTCGGGCAGGATCCAGCATCAATTCTGGATTACGCCAAGGTTCTCGCCACGCCGTATAATCGTCAGATGAGGTAAGAATGCCATAATAATGATCGAAGCCCACATTTTGAGGTTGAGCTTCTTTAGTTGAACCTAAATGCCATTTACCAATTGCTTGCGTTACATAACCAGCATCTTTGAGTTTTTGGGGAAGGGTTGTGTTGGGGTTAATACCTCTTTCATGAGCACCTTCGCCAGGTAGCATTGGACGTAATAGTCCTGTTCTAATGGGTAATTGTCCAGTTAAAATTGACGCTCTAGTTGGTGTACAGGATGGTTGTGAATAGGCATTCATTAACTGTAGACCATCTTTAGCCATACGATCCATGTTTGGTGTAGCAGCACCGGTAGAAACCCCTCCACCGTATACTCCAAGATCGCCCCAACCAACGTCATCTAATAAAATAACGATAATATTAGGAGTGTGGCCAAAACGTTGTTTAAGTATATTTAATCGTTGTTGGGCGGATGACTCTTGTTTAGCACGAGTAATGGATGGTTCTTGATTTGGGTGTTCGGCTTTAGTTTGAGCTAAAAATGTATCATCCGTCATTGCTGTAGTTTGAGCATTAATATTTTGTGCCAATGCCGATAGGGCGAATGCGGAAATTAGAGCTGTACTCATGCGTAATTTTGTGGTCAAGGGCATGATATGTTCCTGATAATTAGGTGATATCTCTAACTTTTAGCTACTGCAATGTTGAGCTTAATCATTAGACAATTAGTATTAGAAGAGCGTTGCATTAAAATAGGTGAGCTAAATTAATTTACAAATCAATCTCTTAGATAACAAAAATCCCTGACCGATAATTTTTCTTCTTGAAATGATTTTTTAAGAAGTAAATAACTTTAAAAAAAATAGATGACAATCCAAAATTGAACATAATTTATTCCTTTAATTAATCTATTCGAAATTCCCCAAATGTGAAAACTTAAGCCGGATTTGGAAAATCTTTAACGTAAACTATATTTTTTATAAGTAACTTTCAATTGATAGAAATTTATAAAAAACACATATCTATTTGATATTAATTATTATTTTAAAAAAATAGACCTAAAGCAGAAATGAAATGGCATAAATTAGAAATAGATGCTTAGTAAGCGAATACTGTTCCTAAGAAGGCTATCGGGAGTAGCTGTAATAGAGTTTAAAAAATAAATGGAAAAAGCTAACTCTGTATGTAAGTTATTGTTTAGTGTATGATAAATTTAGGATTAGAAGAGTAGTAATTTATATTTTACTGAGATAGTTTGTGGTTTAGAATTTCAAAATATTTCTCAAAGTTTCTTACTAAAATTTATTTATATTAATAGGTTTTATTGGTGTAAAAGTGAAGGAAAAATTTAATAGAAATGGGAAAGTTCGAGTTGGATTAATTAATCATATACTAGATAATTGTGATTTTTTTAACATTACCCGCGAAGAGTTAATAGATAAAATTAATTTAAATGAAAATCTATTGATAGATCCCAATTCTTTTGTTTCATTTGAGTATTTAGAGAAAATAATACTTTTTTTATTTTCTAATTCAGATGATCCATTAAGTATATTAAAATTCATTGAAAAAAATAACTCTGTAGCAAATGGGGTATTAGGTTATTTAATCGAAATTAGCTCATCCTTAGAGGAAGCCATAGAAACCTTTGAGAAGTATTGGGAGCTAAATGGTAGAATTGGTAAGGTTTTTTTGATTGAGAAAGATAATTATATTTTTTTAGAATGGGTGTGCCTATTAGGCAGCCCTAAATTTATACAATATGCAACAGAATATAAAATTGCTTGGTGGGCTAGTATTGTTCAACTGGTAAAAAGTACTGAACAAAATGTTTTACATTCAATACATTTTAAACATGATATTTTAAAAACTGAAGATGTTACCTTCTATATAAATTTTTTTAAATGCCCTGTTTATTTTAACCAATCTGAATCAGCAATTATTTTATCAAAAAATGCATTAAAATTACCTTTAAAAACAGCAAACCGTAGGTTGTATGAAAATGTTGAAAATTATGCAAAATTAATTATTAAAGAATCGGTAGGTAGTAGTGATTTAACTAATAGTGTGCGTTCTATTTTATATGAGCAGTTGCATATAAGTGGAAATTTTTCACGTGAATATGTCGCAGAGAAATTAGGAATAAGTGTACGTACATTAAGTAGAAAATTACTTGAAGAAAATAGTAAATATAGTGATATTTTAGATGAAGTTAGATTTGATCTCGCAAAAAGTTATTTGGAAAATAATAGTTTTAAAATATCTCTAATTTCGAAATCTTTGGGGTTTTACACCAGTAATGCTTTTATTACTTGGTTTAAATCTCGGACTGGTAAATCACCAAAGAAATATAGGGATGATTTTATTTAATCACATTTTTTTCTAAAATTCTCATTCTGAAAAAAGTTCAAAACACACTCTTCTTAACCATTGGTTGCTTGGTGTTTGATGAACCCGTGCATGCCAATGTTGCTTTACGCTATAAGTCGGAAAACTATAAGGAGGTTCTAAAACTTTTAAACCACCTCTGACTAAAAGCACCTGACTTAAATAATGAGGAATGGTCGCAATCGCGTCTGTGTCTTGAACAACCAAGCCAACCCCTAAATAGCTTGGTAAACGAACCAGAATATTTCGGTTTACTCCCAGTTTTTGTAACTCATGCTCCAGCACGTAGTGTCCACCAGTTGCAAAAATATCGACATGCAGTTCTTGGCGAAATTCTTGGTCTGAAAGCGTTGTGCCTGTAAGCCTCGGGTGTTCTTTACTGGCAATACAAATATAACGTTGTTGGAAAAGCGTTTGCTGGTAAAAACCTGCTTCAAGCTGAGGCAAAAAACCAATGGCTAAATCAATATCACCATTTGACATCATCACTGGCGTATTGGCATCAATCGGGACAATCTCTAGGCGAATATTGGGGGCATGTGCACGTAAATAATTGATCAGTTTAGGTAATAAAACCAGATGGCTAATATCAGTCATGCTGATTTTAAATTGATAATTTGAAGTCTGTGGATCAAATTCAATATTGTAGTTTTGAACCAGTTTTAGTCGGTTCAGAATTTCTACAACTAGCGGATATATTTGTTTAGATAACTCAGTAGGTTGCATTTTATTTTCAATACGGACAAAAAGTGGGTCCTGAAAATGCTCACGTAATTTATTTAACGCAATACTTAAAGTCGGTTGTCCAATTTCAAGCTGTTCGGCAGCTTTAGACACACTGCTATGTTTATAAATTTCAAAGAAAATTTGTAAAAGCCGAGTATCAAGATCAAACACTTTAATTTCCTTATATTGATTTTATCAATACAGACTATTGTTTTTTGTGCATGGATTCAACAATTTTCGATTGTTACATTGATGATCAAGGAAGAATAGGCCGTAAAAGTACAAAACCTTATTGTACTCATTGGCCTTAAATAGAGGATCTGAAATGGAACAGTTAGCAACGTTAGATGACCTGCCGAAACGTTATCTTGGTCAACTTGAAGAATCAAATTTAGTCCCTTTATGGCCAAGTTTACGCAATGTATTACCTCCGCATAAACCGATGCCGCAGACCGTAGCAACCGCTTGGTATTTTCAGAATATTAAACCTTTATTGCTCGAAGCAGGTGAGTTAACACCAATTGAAAAAGCTGAACGCCGTGTATTGGTTTTAGCAAATCCCGGACATGGTCTGGAAAATATGAAAGCTAGTTCGGTCATGTATCTTGGTATGCAGCTTTTACTGCCAAAAGAGTGGGCTCCATCACATCGACATACCCCGAATGCAGTGCGCCTGATTGTTGAAGGTGAAGGTGCTTATACGACTGTTGAAGGTCAAAAATGCATGATGGAGCATGGGGATTTAATCCTTACACCATCTGGACTTTGGCATGAACATGGACATGATGGCGATGAGCCTGTTATCTGGTTAGATGTGCTGGATTTACCTTTGGTTTATTACATGGAAGCTTCTTATGTGCAACCAGGTGAAATCCAAAAAGTGACCAGTGCCGGAAATGCTCATCATTATGGAACGGGCATTGTACCAACTGCACATTTTACCCGTGAAAATGCCTCGTATCCGATCATGCGCTACTCTTGGAAAGAAACCAAAAAAGTTTTGCATGCGCTTGCAGATGATAAAAACCATCAAGGACCAATTCAGGTGACTTACATCAACCCTGAAACTGGTGATGACTGCCAAAATATTATTGGTTACTCAGCTTTAATGCTCAGACCAAATGAAACTTTACAGCTCCAACCGCGCTCTACTGCCCAAATTTTTCATGTGATTGACGGTCAGCTCCAAGTCAAAATTGATCAGAAAGATTTCAATTTAAATAAAGCTGATACGGCCTGTGCGCCATGTTTTTCTCATATTGATTTAATCAATACATCAGATCAACCATGTTATTTGTTTATTGCAGATGAAGCACCCTTACAACGGAAGCTGGGTTTGTACTCTGTGCGTGAGCGCCAGTAAATAGAATATTTTATAAGGATATAAATCATGTCAAATACTCAACAACCGATATTAATTGCTGGTGGCGGCATTGGCGGGTTTGCAGCTGCACTCGCTTTGGCAAAACAAGGCTTTAAGGTACAGGTTTTTGAACAAGCCCCTGAAATTGGTGAGATCGGTGCTGGAATTCAACTAGGGCCGAATGCATTTCATGCCTTTGATGCGCTAGGAATTGGTGAGATTGCTCGCAGTAAAGCAGTCTATACCGACTATATGGTCATGCATGATGCAATTGATGAATATCAGGTCGGCAAAATTCCAACCGATGAAAAGTTCCGTGAACGTTTCGGTAACCCATATGCGGTGATTCACCGTGCTGATATTCACGGTTCATTAGTGGAAGGTGCAAAACAATACGGTAACTTGGAAATTATCACTAATTGTCATATTCAAAAAGTTGACCAAGATGATGCTGGCGTAACGATTACCGATCAAAACGGAAAGCAATATCATGGTCAGGCACTTATCGGTGCAGACGGTGTTAAATCCGTTGTGCGTGACACCTATGTGGGTGACCCAGCATTGGTTACAGGTCATGTGGTTTACCGTGCTGTTGTACCTGAAAGCGAGTTTCCTGAAGACTTGAAATGGAATGCAGCCAGTATTTGGGTAGGACCAAATTGCCACCTTGTGCATTATCCACTACGTGGTGGAAAAGAATATAACGTTGTGGTGACGTTCCATAGCCGTGAACAAGAACAGTGGGGCGTAACCGATGGCTCTAAAGAAGAAGTGCTGTCTTATTTTCAAGGAATTTGCCCGAAAGCCCGTCAATTGATCGAGTTACCTAAAAGCTGGCGCCGCTGGGCAACCGCAGACCGTGAACCGATTGAAACATGGACTTTTGGCCGTGTGACATTACTTGGTGATGCAGCACATCCAACCACGCAATATATGGCGCAAGGCGCATGTATGGCGATGGAAGACGCCGTAACTTTAGGTGAAGCGTTACGTGTTACCGACCATGACATTTTAAAAGCTTTTGATATTTATCAAAAAGCACGTGTGGCACGGACAGCACGCATTGTTTTGTCTTCACGTGAAATGGGCAAAATTTACCATGCCAAAGGAGTGCAACGCTTGGTTCGCAACGACTTGTGGCGTGGACGTCCTACTGAACGTTTTTATGATGCAATGGAGTGGTTATATGGCTGGAATGTCAATAACTGCCTTGATGCAGTGAAAAACTATCAAGGGAATGTGGCATGAAACTTTATAGTTTTTTCCGTAGCGGTACATCGCATCGAACTCGCATTGTGTTGAACCTAAAGGGTTTGGCTTATGATGCGGCTTATATCTCGCTCGCTAAAAATGAACACCATCAAGCTGCTTTTAAGGCTTTAAATCCGCAAGGATTTGTACCCGTACTTGAAACTGAATCGGGAAACTTGTTGCAAAGTCTAGCCATTATCGAATGGCTAGAAGAACAATATCCCGAACCCGCTTTATTGCCTACAGATACATTGGGTCGTGAAAAAGTTCGTGCCATTGCTGCTTTAGTTGGATGTGACATTCATCCCTTAAATAACAAGCGTGTTCTTGAATATTTACGCCAGAACTTAGGGCTGGATGATGCACAAATCAATGCATGGTGTGCCAAGTGGATTCAGGATGGATTTGCTGCTTTAGAACATATTTTGGAACAAGACCAGAGTCGCGAAAAGTTCTGCTATGGCAAGAAACCGACCATTGCAGATGCCTATTTAGTTCCACAAGTCGTTTCTGCCGAGCGTTTTAAAGTCGATTTATCGGCTTATCCAAACATTAATGAAATTTACCAACATTGCATGACCTTAGAAGCATTTCAAAAAGCAGCACCTGAACAGCAGGCTGATGCATTTTGAGTCGTGATTAACTTAATAGAAGGAATTCATATATGTCATTTATTTTTGAACCAATGACCACTGCGGGTCTATTTATTCACGGCTCAGAGCATAAATTTCCAGTACGCCGTGTGTATTGTGTCGGCCGTAACTATGCTGCTCATGCACGTGAAATGGGTTTTGACCCAGACCGTGAACCACCATTTTTCTTTTGTAAGCCAAATGACCTTGAGTCGGTTGTTCCAGTAAATACAGATGCGGTTGATATTCCATATCCATCTGAAACTTCAAATTTTCATTATGAAATCGAATTAGTCGTTGCAATTGGTAAAGATGCCAAAAATGTATCGGTTGAGGATGCAGTGAATTATATCTATGGCTATGCCGTCGGCTTAGATATGACACGCCGTGATTTACAGATGGCAATGCGTGAAAAAGGCCGCCCATGGGAAATCGGTAAGGCTTTTGATTTTTCTGCGCCAGTTGGCCCAATTCATCCGATTACTCAAACGGGTGAAATCAATAATGCCGATATTCATTTAACTGTAAATGGTAAAACCGAACAGCACAGTGATGTCAGTCACCTGATTTGGTCTGTGGCTGAAACGATTGCCAATTTGTCTACGCTATTTGAACTAAAAGCAGGTGATTTGATTTTTACAGGAACTCCAGAAGGCGTGGGTGCGGTAGTGAAAGGTGATGTTATGCGTGCAGACATTACTGGACTGACTGGAATTACTGTGAATGTGAAATAAATCAAATTGATCTGATTTATTGAAATAGGTGCTCAACCTAAATAAAAAATACAGTTGGGCACCTTTGCTAAGGATTGCATATACGCCAATGTATTGGCGAAAGGAGCTCTCATGTCTCAAAATTCTATAGACGTACAAAGTTTCATTGATGAAATACCGCTATCGTCTTTGCAAAAATTAATTATGTGGTTGTGTTTTTTGATTGTTGCGATTGATGGTTTTGATACCGCAGCAGTTGGGTTTATTGCACCTGCTTTAAGAGCAGAATGGGGGTTGCAAGCAACCGATTTGGCTCCTTTATTTGGTGCTGGATTGTTTGGACTGATGGCCGGTGCACTCATTTTTGGGCCATTATCCGATAAATTAGGCCGCAAACCGATTTTGATTGGTTCTGTCATTATGTTTGGAATTGCCAGTGTTTTTGCCTCTTTTTCAGCAGATTTACAAACCCTGATTATTTGGAGATTTCTCACTGGATTGGGCTTAGGTGGGGCTTTACCCAATGCAATTACCTTAACCTCTGAATATGCGCCTACATCTCGTCGCTCTAATCTTGTAACCATGATGTTCTGTGGTTTTACTGTGGGTTCTGCTCTTGGTGGCATTCTTTCAGCTCAGCTACTTCCTCATATTGGCTGGCACGGTATTTTACTCATTGGGGGAGTGTTGCCTTTAGCGACCGTACCTTTCTTATATTTTTTATTACCTGAATCTATTCGATTTTTAGTGCTTAAAAAGAAGAGCACCGAAAAAATTGAAAAGATTATTCACCGTATCGCACCGCATTTAAATAGTGCTCCTACGTTGGTTCCAACAGTCAATGAAGTCGAAAAATCAAGTTTGAAAGATTTGTTTAATAAAGGCTTTGCTTTGGGAACTTTTTTGATTTGGTTTACCTTTTTTATGAGCCTTCTCATTATTTATATGATTTCAAGTTGGATGCCTACTTTACTGACCAATGAGGGCTTTAATTTATCCAATGCGTCATGGCTGACCTCAATTTTCCAAATAGGGGGAACGATTGGTGCCATTGTCTTAGGCCTGCTAATGGATAAGATGGATGCAACCAAAATTTTAAGTACGGCTTATGTTTTTGGTGGTTTTTTCCTGATTTGTTTAGGATTTGGAATTGAACAGGCAAATACGGCTTTATTGATGTTTGCCATGTTTGGGGTAGGTGCAGGAATTAGTGGTTCGCAAGTAGGAGCAAACGCTTTTGCATCTAGTTTTTATCCAACACATTGCCGTGCAACAGGGGTAAGTTGGGCCAATGCAGTAGGGCGCTCAGGGTCGATTGTGGGATCAATTATGGGCGGTTGGTTAATGTCATTAAATCTCTCCAGTTTTGAAATTTTAAGCATTTTAGCGATACCTGCATTTTGTGCCGCAGTTTCGTTGTTACTCATTAAACGTTTAAAGAAAAATCAGTCTCAAGTTTTAGTCGCTTCAAATTGAGATAAGGCTATCGCAACGAACAAATATATGTCTGTGCCAAAGGATGGCGCAGACAATAATTAAAGGATGATTTGTTTCATGAAATATTTAAAAAACGAATATTTAAAGTTTTCTACTCTTTTATTTATCTGTAGTGGTCATTCATTATTGTGGGCAGCAGATACGGCTCAACAAAGTGAAGATGAATGGAAATTCACTTTAAAAAATGCCTATATCAATCGTAATTTTGATAATGATGCACTCAAAGATACGGGCAGTTGGTCTCAGGCAGCATCTTTATTTTATAAATCGAAAATGCATGACACTCCACTAGTTATAGCAGACAAACCGATTACGATTGGGGCTGATGCTTCTGTTCAATACGCCGTGCGCTTAAGTTCAGACAAACATGTTGCAGATACGGTTTTGCCTTTTAATAAGGAAACTCAGTCACAAGCATCGGACTTCTTAAAATACGGCGCCACTTTAAAATTAGGCTATGACAAAACACTTTTAAGTGTCGGTGAACTCTGGCTCGATTTACCCGTAACGGCTGTTGATGCCAGCCGACAATTACTTGCCTCTTATTGGGGAACCAACTTAAAGTCACAACTTTCAGATCAGCTTTATGTCGAAATTGGCCGGGTTGAAAAAGTGTCGCCACGAAATGAAGAAGACTTTAAAAAGTTTTCCTTTACGGCAAATGGGGTTACTAAAGAATCTGATGGCTTAAATTACATAGATCTGCGCTATCAATTTACACCGTCACTCAAGGGCGAATACTACTTTGGTAATTTGGAAGACCTCTACAACAAACACTATGTTGGACTTGAGCATAATTGGAAACAACCTAACTTTGCTCTTACGTCTAAGTTTAAATACTTCAATGCAAAAGATGACGGCAATACTTTTGATATTGATGCGCAAAATATTGGCGTGTTAGAAACACTTAAAGTAAAGAACCATACCTTTGGTTTGGGATACCAACAGATTATGGGTGAGTCGGCTTATCCATTACCAGATGGTTTCTTACCAGAGACCTATTTCATTAACTGGAACGCCACTGGCTTCTTTAAAGAAGATGAAAAGTCTTACCATGTGATGTATGGCTATGACTTTAAAGACTATGTACCGGGTTTAAATGCGATGGTGAAATATGTTTACGGCCATGACTTTAAAGCAGCCAATGGTGAGAAAAACCATGAAACCGAGTCGAATGTGATTTTAAACTATGCGTTTCAGCAGCCGTTCTTAAAAGGCGTGGCCCTGCAATACATTCGTATTGATTACAACGTAAAACATGGTAATGACTTTGGTGAAGATCGCTTGTTTGTAAACTACACCAAAAAGTTTTAAAGACGTTTTTAAAGTTCATCATTAAAAAAGAGACCGTAAATGGTCTCTTTTTCTTTCATATTTTGAAATCTAGACTATCTATTTATTCGTATCAATAGAGACTAAAACAGATAAACCAGGACGTAATAATTTAACGTCTTTTTGATTTTCAACAAGCTTGATTCGTAAAGGTAGACGCTGAACAATTTTGGTAAAGTTACCAGTTGCATTGGTCGCAGAGATCGGAGAGAAAAATGCACCAGTAGATGGGGAGAAACTATCTACCACGCCTTTTAACTCAACGTTATAAGCATCTACATAGACATTAACAGGTTGTCCGATCTTAATTTGTTTTAACTCAATTTCACGGAAGTTTGCTTCTACATAGACTTGGTCTAAAGGCACAACCACCATGAGTGGATTACCAGCGCTCACAAAGTTACCTACGTTAGCTGACTTTTGCCCAATCATGCCATCAATAGGTGCACGAACCTCTGTATAGCTCAAATTCAGTTTTGCTTTATCAAGTGCCGCTTGTGCTTGTTTAAGAGCCGCTTGTTTGGCTTGTACCTGAATCTTATATTGGTTGAGCTGATACTGTGCATCAATTACTTTTTCTTTATTGCTGTCTAAGTCGGCATATTGTTCAGTCAATGTAGTCTTAGATTGCTGTGTAATTAATCTAGACTCCGCTCCAAGTGCCTGTAGTTGCTCATAACGCGCCGTATTGTCTTTTGTGAGTTTGATTCCAGCTTCTACTTTTCTCAGCTGTGCTTCAGTTTCTCGAATAACGGTCGGTTGTCTATCAACTGCGAGCATCGCTTCACTCACGTCAGCTTGTGCTTTTGCATAATTCGATTCAGCCTCAGCCAAAGCAGCTTGATAATCGCGCGCATCAATCCTTGCTAAAAGTTGGCCTTTTTTTACGGTCTGATGATCTTTAATATAAATTTCTTCAATATTGCCAGACACTTTAGGGGCAATGGTTGAGTACTCTACATCCACACGTGCATCGTCTGTTTCTATAATTGACGATGGTAAAAATATAAGTTTTAAAACCCATAAAATAGATGCTAAGACAATAATGAACGCAATAACCATAACCCAATGCTTTTTGAGATATTGCACCTTTGTTAACTTAGGTGGTTCGGTGTGGGTGGTATCTTGGGCTTCGAGAGTGCTCATAAAGATTTTCCTGAGTTATGACTATTCATTAACTTAATGAGAGCAATACGTGGCGGATAAGTTCGAACTGGCAAAATCAACATCACAATGAACAAAATAGTGGTAAGGCCAGCTAAGATGAGATATTGATCGCTAATAACTAAAACAGATTGTTGCGCTTGAATCGCAGAATTTAGGGCAGATAAACCACCTGAAACACGATCTGCACCATTTGCAGTGAGCACAGGGGGAGTAAGCGGATTAATGACAGAGCCTTGAATATTTTGGAAAACATGTTGGGCTGTATTTTCAATTAACCGTGTTGAATGGTATTCACCGCGCACTCGATTGATCCAATCTAAAATACAAACACCCAGTACACCGCTAATAGCACGCGGAGTGTTAATCATCGGTGATGCATAAATTGCCATGGTTGGGTGAACGCTGTTTGTTCCCATCATTAAGAGCGAGAGCACGACACAGGTTTGTCCCAAACATGAGATCGCATGCCAAAAATAAAACTGATCTTGATTCCATGTGGTATCAAGTTGACTTGCACCTAGGCAACCAGCAATGACCAGAAGTAAACCAAACCCGTGTACATATCGGCTATCCACCCAAGCTTGATTTAAAAGCTTCACAACAATAGGAATATAGATAAATTGTAATGCCGCAATTTGTAAGCCAATCCACATGGTCTGAGTCGGTTTATAGCCATGCACAGCACTAAGATAATTCAGTGGTAATGTGCTGGTCGACATACCAATAATGACAAAGCAAAAGAGTGCGAAAACGGCATAAGCAAAATTTCGGATCTCGAGCATTTGCGGTTTAATTAATGGTGACGGATAACGCCATTCATGTATGAAAAATAAAGGTAAGCTAATGGCACTAATTAAAGCCAGTACACAAATTAATTGAGAATGGAACCAATCTAAATGATTACCATGCAACAACATGGTGCTCAGGCTCGCTAAGCTAATAATCGCTAAAATGGCACCCATCCAATCGTAAGTTTTTATTCTTGAATAATTCAATGGATCTTGGGGAATACCAAAATAAACCAGCGCAGCGCTTAGCGCACAAAAAGGAATAGTTTGGAAAAATATCATTTTCCAGCCAATCACATCTAAATAAAAAGCAGAGAGTGCGGCACTTAAGTTCGGAAAGAATGTTGCAGT
This region of Acinetobacter sp. XS-4 genomic DNA includes:
- a CDS encoding MFS transporter encodes the protein MNTKPLIGLAGAIFAAMTVEFNNRITSITLVDIRGAMGISVDSGYWVNSIYASAMIIGMILSTSWAVIFSMRRVLLFAIGLCLFSSVLIPFSPNIEIFYLLRGLQGLANGLTIPLLMACALRFLGPDIRLWGLACYALTATFFPNLSAALSAFYLDVIGWKMIFFQTIPFCALSAALVYFGIPQDPLNYSRIKTYDWMGAILAIISLASLSTMLLHGNHLDWFHSQLICVLALISAISLPLFFIHEWRYPSPLIKPQMLEIRNFAYAVFALFCFVIIGMSTSTLPLNYLSAVHGYKPTQTMWIGLQIAALQFIYIPIVVKLLNQAWVDSRYVHGFGLLLVIAGCLGASQLDTTWNQDQFYFWHAISCLGQTCVVLSLLMMGTNSVHPTMAIYASPMINTPRAISGVLGVCILDWINRVRGEYHSTRLIENTAQHVFQNIQGSVINPLTPPVLTANGADRVSGGLSALNSAIQAQQSVLVISDQYLILAGLTTILFIVMLILPVRTYPPRIALIKLMNSHNSGKSL